One genomic window of Cytophagia bacterium CHB2 includes the following:
- a CDS encoding SLC13 family permease, producing MSYIFLFATGFLISRLSVRYRLVELFFARIFQIRSDSFKQFLLYVLLASAFVSMFTPNFIAALTLLPVLNTLAKSFTQHHEPKVARRLTTMMVCTVMYGCNIGGMGSLVGSPANALMLGALELFKVENREKINFLSWFGWSLPLVLIMAGIAWALVVYLFVPKRQREEGIDIPEFHTSREQPERVRRAWRAIGIWFGFWALHSILQIAAPVGGWSITLFNFEIGWNLWDKLAALFGLCYAALLFAPIFRAPNQQRQPLLRFSDCFNELPVRAFVFVAIILAISGLLIYLDVPEWLGSHLVQLIPQGLPPFAFYFSLCLITTMSTEALSNTAVAVVLFPLIHGLALSLDLNPLVAMMAIGLASTNAFMLPLGTPVNALLYGGVKNLSLATMATSGFMLNVISALWMAGFLEYVIPWYYGLQDSFSTIMFAGAEAFLKIGGVF from the coding sequence ATGTCCTACATTTTCCTCTTTGCCACCGGTTTTCTCATTTCCCGTTTGAGCGTGCGCTATCGCCTGGTGGAATTGTTTTTCGCGCGGATTTTCCAGATTCGCAGCGACTCGTTTAAGCAATTTTTACTGTACGTGCTGCTGGCCTCCGCGTTTGTGTCGATGTTTACGCCGAATTTTATCGCGGCGCTGACTCTGCTGCCGGTGCTCAACACGCTGGCCAAAAGTTTTACGCAACATCACGAACCGAAAGTCGCGCGCCGCTTAACCACCATGATGGTCTGCACCGTGATGTACGGTTGCAACATCGGCGGCATGGGCTCGCTTGTCGGCAGCCCGGCCAACGCCCTCATGCTCGGCGCGCTGGAATTATTTAAAGTCGAAAACCGCGAAAAAATAAATTTTCTTTCCTGGTTTGGCTGGAGCCTGCCCCTGGTTCTGATCATGGCCGGCATTGCCTGGGCTCTGGTCGTTTATCTTTTTGTGCCGAAACGGCAACGCGAGGAGGGCATCGATATTCCCGAGTTTCACACCAGCCGGGAACAGCCTGAGCGTGTGCGTCGGGCCTGGCGCGCCATCGGGATTTGGTTTGGATTTTGGGCCTTGCATTCGATTTTGCAGATCGCCGCGCCCGTGGGCGGTTGGAGCATTACTCTTTTCAATTTTGAAATCGGCTGGAATCTGTGGGACAAGCTCGCCGCGCTGTTCGGCCTTTGCTACGCGGCTTTGCTCTTTGCGCCAATTTTTCGCGCGCCCAACCAGCAGCGGCAACCGTTGTTGCGCTTTTCAGATTGCTTTAATGAATTGCCGGTCCGCGCTTTTGTGTTCGTGGCGATCATCCTTGCCATCAGCGGGTTGCTGATTTACCTCGACGTGCCGGAATGGTTGGGCAGCCATCTGGTGCAACTGATTCCGCAGGGCCTGCCGCCGTTTGCGTTCTATTTTTCGTTATGTCTAATCACCACCATGTCCACCGAAGCGCTGAGCAACACGGCCGTAGCCGTGGTTCTCTTCCCGCTCATCCACGGCCTGGCGCTCAGCCTGGACTTAAACCCGTTGGTCGCGATGATGGCAATCGGATTGGCCTCCACCAATGCTTTCATGCTGCCGCTCGGCACACCGGTGAATGCGCTGCTCTACGGCGGTGTGAAGAACCTCTCGCTTGCTACCATGGCAACCTCCGGTTTTATGTTGAATGTGATCAGTGCGCTGTGGATGGCGGGCTTTCTGGAGTATGTGATTCCGTGGTATTACGGCTTGCAGGACAGCTTTTCGACGATTATGTTTGCGGGCGCGGAGGCGTTTTTAAAAATTGGCGGCGTGTTTTAA
- a CDS encoding HNH endonuclease → MGVRLQIDHIIPRIAGGVSRDENLCLACSSCNRAKSTQTHTRDPLSRLIVPLYNPNAQKWFDHFRWTQDGTRVVGLALRPGYRFGVASQ, encoded by the coding sequence ATGGGCGTTCGCCTGCAAATCGATCATATCATTCCACGGATTGCGGGTGGGGTAAGCCGGGATGAAAATTTATGCCTCGCCTGTTCTTCCTGCAATCGCGCCAAAAGCACTCAGACGCATACCCGAGATCCTCTGTCCAGGCTGATCGTGCCTCTTTATAATCCAAATGCTCAAAAATGGTTTGACCATTTCCGTTGGACACAAGACGGCACAAGAGTTGTCGGGCTTGCCTTGCGGCCGGGCTACCGCTTTGGCGTTGCATCTCAATAA